The sequence CGGCGGTTACGCCAGTACCCGGCACAGCCTGAGCTGCGTGATGATCGGCGAAAGCGACGGGCAGATGCAGCGCGACTACTGGTACGACGTGAACCGCATCGGCAGCCAACTGGCCGACCCGGCGAGCATCGGCCGTCGCGCCGCCGAGCGCACCGCGGCCCGTCTGGGTGCGCGTCCCGTACCCACCTGCGAAGTCCCTGTGCTGTTCGCCGCCGAATTGGCCACGGGCCTCTTCGGCAGCTTCCTCGGTGCGATTTCCGGCGGCAACCTCTACCGCAAGTCCTCCTTCCTCGAAGGCACCTTGGGCCAGAGGCTGTTCCCCGAGTGGCTGTCCATCGACGAGCGGCCGCACATTCCCCGTGCCATGGCCAGCGCCACCTTCGACAACGATGGCCTGGCGACCTACGCCAAGCCGTTCGTGGAGAAGGGCGAACTGGTGTCGTACATCCTCGGCACCTACTCCGGACGCAAGCTGGGTTTGCCAAGCACGGCCAACGCCGGCGGGGTGCACAACCTCTTCGTCACCCACGGCCAGGAAGACCTGACGGCGCTGTTGCGGCGCATGGGCCGCGGCCTGTTGGTGACCGAGCTGATGGGGCAGGGCCTGAACATGGTCACCGGCGACTACTCCCGTGGCGCCGCCGGCTTCTGGGTGGAGAACGGCGAAATCCAGTTCCCGGTCCAGGAAGTGACCATCGCGGGCAACCTCAAGGACATGTTCCGCCAGATCATCGCGGTGGGCAGTGACCTGGAGCTGCGCGGCAATATCCGCACCGGTTCGGTGCTGATCGAGCGGATGACCGTGGCCGGCAGCTGACCGCCAGGGCTTTCCCCGCTGTTGAAAACGCGCCCATCCGGGCGCGTTTTTCATTTCCCGGACGCGACAGTCCGTCTGTTGCGCTTGCGCTGCTATCCACCAAAGTGTTTATCATTCTCAAATGTAAATCAAAATCATTTGAGGATTGCCATGCTCGATCGATTCCAGGCCCAGTCCCTCGACAATGATTGGCACTGGCAGGCCAACCGCATCCGTTGCGCCCTCGCCCCCGACGATCCCTGGCTGCTCGAGCGCTTCGTATCCCTGTCCTCGCAACATTTCCGCCATGGCCGAGCTCCCGCCTGGCGCGCCCAGGAAGTCGTCTTCCGCCTGCTGCTGGACACCGCCGCCGACCAGGCCTTGCCCTGGCACTGGCGCTGTCTGTGTCTGGATCACGCCTACCGCCCGCTCTGGGCACTGCGCAGCCTGGCCACCGATACCTCCAGCCGGAAACGGCTGCAGGGCCTGCAGCGGCGCCTGTCGTCACTGGTGCTGCTGCCGTCCCTGGATTTCCACGAACCGCAAGAAGGAATGCAACGTGACTGACATTCGAATCGAGCGCGACAGCATGGGAGAACTGGCGGTGCCCGCCGAGGCGCTCTACGGCGCCCAGACCCAGCGCGCGGTGAACAACTTCCCGGTATCCGGGCTGCGCATGCCGGAAGCCTTCGTACGCACCCTGGTCCTGGCCAAGGCCGCCGCGGCGCGAGCCAACGTCGACCTGGGGCAGGTCGAGGCGGCCATGGGCGATGCCATCGCCGGCGCCTGCCAGCAACTGCTCGCCGGCGAGTGCATGGCGCACTTCCCGGTGGATGTGTTCCAGACCGGCTCGGGCACCAGTTCCAACATGAACGCCAACGAGGTCATCGCCACCCTGGCGAGCCGCCTGCTGGGCGACAAGGTCAATCCCAACGACCACGTCAACTGCGGTCAGAGCAGCAACGACATCATCCCCACCACCATCCATGCCAGTGCCGCCATCGAGCTCAACGAGCGCCTGCTGCCGGCGCTCGGCCACCTGCTCAAGGTGCTCTGCGAGAAGTCCCTGGAGGTGCAACCCTTCGTGAAGACCGGCCGTACCCACCTGATGGACGCCATGCCGGTGCGCATGAGCCAGGTGCTGGACGGTTGGGCCCAGCAGGTGCAGGCCAACATCGAGCAACTGCGCAGCCTGCAGCCGGCCATCCAGCAACTGGCCCAGGGCGGTACGGCGGTGGGCACCGGTATCAACGCCCACCCGCAGTTCGCCGCCACCTTCTGCCGCGAGCTCGGTACGCTCACCGGGCTGCGCTTCACCCCGGGCAGCAACTTCTTCGCCCTGATCGGTTCCCAGGACACCGCCGTCGCCCTGTCCGGCGCGCTGAAGACCACCGCCGTAACGCTGATGAAGATCGCCAACGACCTGCGCTGGATGAATTCCGGCCCCTTGGCCGGCCTGGCCGAGATCGAGCTGGAAGCCCTGCAGCCGGGCTCCTCGATCATGCCGGGCAAGGTCAACCCGGTGATCCCCGAGGCCACCGCCATGGTCGCGGCCCAGGTGATCGGCAACGACGCCGCCATCACCGTCGCCGGTCAGTCCGGCAACTTCGAGCTGAACGTGATGCTGCCGGTGATCGCCCACAA is a genomic window of Pseudomonas resinovorans NBRC 106553 containing:
- the fumC gene encoding class II fumarate hydratase FumC gives rise to the protein MTDIRIERDSMGELAVPAEALYGAQTQRAVNNFPVSGLRMPEAFVRTLVLAKAAAARANVDLGQVEAAMGDAIAGACQQLLAGECMAHFPVDVFQTGSGTSSNMNANEVIATLASRLLGDKVNPNDHVNCGQSSNDIIPTTIHASAAIELNERLLPALGHLLKVLCEKSLEVQPFVKTGRTHLMDAMPVRMSQVLDGWAQQVQANIEQLRSLQPAIQQLAQGGTAVGTGINAHPQFAATFCRELGTLTGLRFTPGSNFFALIGSQDTAVALSGALKTTAVTLMKIANDLRWMNSGPLAGLAEIELEALQPGSSIMPGKVNPVIPEATAMVAAQVIGNDAAITVAGQSGNFELNVMLPVIAHNLLGSLELLSNASGLLADRAIATFTVNQGKLREALDRNPILVTALNPIIGYLKAAEIAKRAYREGRPIIDVAEESTDLGRAELERLLDPEKLTAGGL
- the pmbA gene encoding metalloprotease PmbA, whose translation is MSEVEVVGPEALPELQSRVERILAEARRQGASACEVAVSVEQGLSTSVRQGEVETVEFNRDQGFGITLYVGQRKGSASTSASGEDAIRETVAAALAIAKHASEDECAGLADAALMARELPDLDLYHPWSITPEQAVEQALLCEAGAFATDKRVSKADGTTLNTHQGCRVYGNSHGFVGGYASTRHSLSCVMIGESDGQMQRDYWYDVNRIGSQLADPASIGRRAAERTAARLGARPVPTCEVPVLFAAELATGLFGSFLGAISGGNLYRKSSFLEGTLGQRLFPEWLSIDERPHIPRAMASATFDNDGLATYAKPFVEKGELVSYILGTYSGRKLGLPSTANAGGVHNLFVTHGQEDLTALLRRMGRGLLVTELMGQGLNMVTGDYSRGAAGFWVENGEIQFPVQEVTIAGNLKDMFRQIIAVGSDLELRGNIRTGSVLIERMTVAGS